The DNA sequence agagtgagagaaAGAATCACATATTCTTGCAGTCAATCTAGTTCTTGTACAACTCTAAAGAATTTGTAAAATTACAAGTAAAGCAGCAAAAAGAGTTGACGGACTGTAGGGGCAAACTTGATAAATTTAGTGGTTCAAAGTTGAGATAACCTAATTAGCCAAATAATTTATGATTCTTAACTTTGTTGTGCCAATGAACATTAGGATTCTCCAAAAGATGAAAGTGGTTTGCTGAAAGCAGTTCGGAATGTGCATGCGATGATAGACCAGGAAATAGCTGCAGGGACAAATCCTAACAACGTATTTGTATGTGGATTTAGTCAAGGAGGTAGGTGTCTTTTTGTCTCTCTCTGcataaagaaaaaaatcttttctttttttcatttggGATCTTTGAAAATCTATCAATTCATTTGCAGGTGCCTTGACCTTGGCTAGTGTTTTGCTGTACCCGAAAACTCTTGGAGGGGGTGCAGTCTTCAGTGGATGGGTtcctttaaatttttctatGATGGAACAGATTCCATCAGATGCAAAAAAGGTACTTCTAAATACATCTTGTTGCTCACTCCTATCATGGCCTATATTTTTAACCTAATTGCTTTTTTCTAGTTGTCTTCATGTATGTCATTGTTGAGTACcctgaataattttataagcaATTTACTTATAATCGGGGTAGAATTATTTTAGTGCATGGTTTTAATGGGTTAAATGTCTTAAATTTCAAGCAGACACCTTTTCTGTGGTCACATGGAATTGCTGACAGAACAGTATTGTTTGAAGCTGGACAAGCGGGGCCCCCTTTCCTTGAAAAAGCTGGCATAAGCTGTGAGTTTAAGGTAATATAATTTCCCAATTTTTCTGTTGGATATTGTTCAACTTAAAAGAAATTCTCAATCAATTATTTTGCAGGCATATCCTGGTCTTGGCCATTCAATAAGCAACGAGGAGTTGCAATATCTGGAATCATGGATTAAGACTCGACTGCAAACTTCTTCAGAGGTCTGAGTGACTGGGCATACAAATAATCATTGCTAAATGTTATTATTTGTCATGGTTTTTCATCATATATGCTGAACCAAGTCTCCAGTTATGCGTTATGGCAGTAAAATTAACTTTAAGAATATCCACACAAAAAAAAAGGTCGTAAGCATTCTTTTTGCAGACTTATGCTTGAATTAATGTAGCGTTGTTTTGAAATTTCATCTATCCAGAGGAAAACGGTAACTCACCCCTTGTGGCTTATATGGTCTTGCCTTGCTCTATAAAACATTGAGAGCATTTGCTCACTGCTAAATGAAGTTCTTACACATCCATGGACaatctttaatatttttgttatCTTAGGGAAGTGAAATTTCTCCCCCTGGTGGTAGGCGTTTGTGAATCTCTAATCAGGTATATGATCTTCATCTTCCTTTGAGTAACAATGTCAATAGTTGTTGCACACTCTTCTCAAATACTCATGGAGCTAAAGAAAGAGAGAGCTGCATCTGCAGAGGAGGCACGAGGTGGTGCATCCTTTTGCGTGGTTAAGAACTGCTGTTTTGATTTGAATCATCGAAATGGCATCACCTTATGCAGGTTGCTTTTTATAACTAGCGAGCAGGGAAGTGTAGCAGCTGATGCTGATTTCT is a window from the Manihot esculenta cultivar AM560-2 chromosome 16, M.esculenta_v8, whole genome shotgun sequence genome containing:
- the LOC110603759 gene encoding probable carboxylesterase SOBER1-like, which produces MLLKSGTIVIFSLVLSSTIVFLVFFQPNPSPSQKPRPMARSFILWLHGLGDSGPANEPIKTLFTSPQFATTKWSFPSAPNNPVTCNYGAVMPSWFDIHEIPVTADSPKDESGLLKAVRNVHAMIDQEIAAGTNPNNVFVCGFSQGGALTLASVLLYPKTLGGGAVFSGWVPLNFSMMEQIPSDAKKTPFLWSHGIADRTVLFEAGQAGPPFLEKAGISCEFKAYPGLGHSISNEELQYLESWIKTRLQTSSEV